In Cydia splendana chromosome 18, ilCydSple1.2, whole genome shotgun sequence, the genomic window TGGAGGGAGAAaagaaataaaacataattgttgttatatcaaaagttatattaCCTAATTTGCTTTACAAAGTTCCTAGCTAATAATTTAAACCACATTATAATTTAAGGATGAGCTTTTCTTTACAGAACTCAACACGTTCTATCGGCAAGCCCATATTTCTAATAAAATTGTCCTATACATCACCAAAGATGGCTTCTGCAGTATTTCATGTCTGCTGCTAAGATTTCACATATTATATGAAACGATTGTTAAATGACATTCCTGCAAGTAAAAGATTAAACAAAACTGCACATAAATAGAGTATTTATATTATACTGATAATTCGGTCACGCCTAGAAACAGCTATAAGAATCAAGGATAGATTTTCAGAGTTTATGCATGTCGTCATTTATAATATACAGGTACATTACATAAGTAACAAAAAACCTGATAAGCAGAAAAGAACAATCCATTTAAGAATTAAGGCATAAAACTAATGGAATGTTAACAATTATTTTGAAACTTAAGTAAAAATGTTACGTAACGCAAGTAatcttaggttaggtttttaactttttgaacCGTCTACTTATACATCAGAACCGGTTTTCGGCGTTTATATACTAGTTGCTGTTGATGTGTCGGttgtttgtattgtattaatttcatttttgttaCTAACATTTGTATACCTTAACGAGTATATCTACATTCATTTGGTTAGACACTGCGATTTTACCTGGAATTGTCAGTCTTTAAGAGTTAATTGTCACTTGAATTATTTGGTAAACATTTAAATCTCCTAATAGCCCTTTTGAGTTTATAGATTTTCTCGGCTGTCAGCAACTAATATTAGTGTAAAACTTGTCTATGTAAAAAATCCTATTGCGCTCCATAATAGTATAATTCTGTGATTAATAGCTTACCAAATAAATCATCTAAGACAAGAATCTTACTTAGTGTATCTCCGGTGTTTCATTATGTTAGTACCTAGAGTAGATCGCATCTGTAAATTCTaagattaaaattcatttactCATTACTCAATACAATAAAGTTTATTGTGTGTTGTGTTTATTGAATAAACAAATCGTTAGACAAGACTGACTACCGTGTCATAATCGACAGTGTTTACAAATTTCCTACTTACCATATTAGGTAGCTGCAAGTCCTAtaaggccggagccccactgctgcgcacgctatgtacacggcccacgttttaatacaaaccgaccggtctggcctagtggatagtgaccctgtctgctaaaccgatggtcctgggttcgaatcccagtaagggcatttatttgtgtgatgaacactaatatttgttcctgagtcatggttgttttctatgtatataagtatgtatttatctatacaagtatgtatatcgtcgcctagtacccatagtacaagctttgcttagtttggggctaggtttgatctgtgtaagatgtcccctaatatttatttatttattattattatttaaaccgtgggcaagcccacgaaattttgtataggaacgtgggtcgtgtacatagcgtgcgcagcagtggggctccggcctaagGCTTCATAAAAAGGCATGAAGTGTATTGGTTACGTATACGCACTATGCGTAGATATTACAAGAAAATTCCCTGGGTATTAGTTATTTATTAATCATAATTTGTATTAGCGACATATTCACTCAATCGTGCGCGCTATACTTTTTGGTGACTTAACATGAGACTCCGCGAAGATAAGTAAATCCTGATACTGCTATAATAGACACAAACCAAACTGACGATTGTAAAACTTCTCATTCACGCTCGCTTGGTGGAAGGTAGGGTGAGAGAGATGGAGATATGACCCTTGTCGTCAGTTTGGTCTGTCTACTATTAACTGACAATTCTTAAACCTCATTAcaaggacataaggtccatctGTGTTCGGTCAGGATAGGTAGCTTCTGTAACTATCAAGAATACCGTATTACCCTCTTAGTTAAggtcaaataatttaaataggtatagCCAAAAAGTGAGATCAATAACGGTAACCTAAAAGCCAATACTGAGAGTTTTCTAATAAATCAGATATCAATAACCCAACTTTTTGGTAATCGGACTCCAAGATcctttattttatacaaaactGCAAAGGTTAGATACCAATAAGCGTGCACAAATAAGTGAACATTTCTCCGCCCTTCTAACGTCCTCGCAACACAACTAACCTTAGGTAGACCTTATGCCAATCGCATGAAAGTTTTCAAACGTTCAACGATAATCAGTAACTGGAAGGAATCGCCTTCATTAATTGATATCTAGTGTGTGGGGCGGTAGCTATATGAAGACCTGTTCGGCGGCCAGCGCGTCCGCGAAGGGCTTGACGACGCCGCGCGTGGCGAAGTAGAAGATAAGACCGAAGGTTATGGAGATGGGCAGCGCTGGTAGCGCCTTCTTGAGGATCGCCAGCAGGAGGAGGGTTAGGCATAATCCCTGTAAGAAGTAAAAGTTTCGTTAAGCTTCTGCAAATGAAACGGGTATATTTGAAACTAGGTAAACCCAATCTGTGGTACCTAAAGCACCTCTCAATAGACAGGCATCTTTGTAACGATAGGAATAAAGATGTGTTATGATATATTTGCCCATTTTGGCTgtcatattaatattatttgatGCTAACTGAGTTAAACTGAGGAGTAGTTTTTaaaatttctttttattttacttgtttTGCATTATATTCAGGTTAAATGTCCCAAAGTAGTCATTTTCAACATATGTAAATCgaatccctttgtttgacataattattgaaattcaTAATGTATTGAtagtcagattatcattagttataattctgaaaccgttaacttttcaggattttcgttatcctatagataggttaggtttgttttatagcAATCTTGAAAAGTTACGCATTACTGAGAAAagccaaattatgactaacaaaAAAGCGGACAAGCAatatattatgacttaaaacttaatGGGAAATAATAGAGACCCTTAAAACTTTACGGGAAATAATAGAGAGAATGAAAATATATAGAGAAGCACTCACAATAAGTATAGCAACAAAGCAGGCGAGTGTGGTGTTCCAGTCGCCGTAGGAGCTGGCCTTGCCGACGAGCACGCTGTAGAATATGAAGTCGCCCAGACCCAGCTTTACGCCCTCTGGAATTCAAACTAATTAATCAGATATGATATGACCCTTACTTAAGATTGCTTTATTTTGTGACTATTTATTAACGGACTTACCAAACATGTAAGTgtgaaatcatttatttacatacaatatatatacagtggtactaagTAAGTACATGTAAGTTATATTACTATACattgaatttaatttaacaagacaAGACTACAATTTGGCAAAGACAATAATTAAGTTTTTTGTTAACATCAAAAATCGCAGGCAAATAACCAAtgcaatataattataatatatatatgcatGTCGTTTATTACTAAGTAATTTCAGCTTGAAAtaacaaatatattatatattgttGTTAGAAAATATTGAAGAATGTTACCTTTAAATAAGTTATGTCAACGATTCTAACCATTTCTAGATTTTCAATCACCACCAATTTCGTCACCTTAAGTCGCTGGCCAAGTTTGATGTGAACCACGTCGCAGTCATACATTGTCACCGGCAAGAGCGTCAAGTCGATACAAACATAtgtagagcagcggtcgggCTTTATCTATACAGCATACGCTAAGTTTTCACGTCAAATGACATGTCAAGTACGTTGTGGTCGGAGTATAACTCTAAAGATCGGTCGTGTGTGATTTAGGGCGCGGCACGGTACTAACTCTCCTCCTCCATAtcaggcggcggcggcggcggcggcgcgacgCGCTCGACGCGCGTGGTGTAGTTGGCGGGCTGCGTGCCGTCCACGCGCAGGCGCCGCGCCTCGCGGCCGGAGTCCCGGCCGGGGTCGCGGCCCGAGTCCCGGCCGGGGTCGCGGCCCGAGTCCCGGCCGGGGTCGCGGCCCGAGTCCCGGCCGGGGTCGCGGCCCGcgtcgcgccgcgccgcccacGCCGCGTCGAAGCCGCCGTCCCCGTCTGCGCCCGACGCCGGCCGCGCCGCAGCTCTGCCTTCGCCCGCGGTACCTGTACAGTTGCAAATCGGGATAAGCAATTAAGTTGGCACTAAGGACACATTTCCACGGTTCTCACGTGACGGTCCGAATACTCCGAATGGCCGAGTGAGCAGTTTCGTATGAGTATAGCGTGAACGGCGTCATTTATAAATGATTGTTCGATGTCGATACATATCAGAATTGCATACATTTGATTTTTTGACATAACCAATGGAGTGATGCTCGTTTAGAAAGATTTTGGTAATTTTGATATGCATAATATGACTTTGATCTTTAAATAAGAAGAAAATGGTgaatggtgtaaaataatttcattgaaTGAACTATCCTAGAAAAATAATTAGTTAGACATGTTAGTGTCACGGATCGTGCGAAATTGCGAATTAAGAGGCCCAGGCTCACCTCCGCAGCTCCGCCCGTGTTTTAATGGGAAAATGTTTGACAAATGTTCGACAAGTGGTCATAGGTTCCCACCTATGACTCCACACAGACGTTAGTTGATTTAGTGTCACGGACCGTGGTTGAGAAATCGCAACTCCCGGGCTCACCTCTGCCCATGGTTATATAGAAATGTTTAACAAATGTTCGACAAGCGGGACTACACGGACAGACATTAATTGTTAGTGACACGGACCGTACCGGTGCCGGTGGTTGAGAGGCCGCAGCTCCCGGGCTCATCTCCACCCGTGGTTATTTGGGAATGTTTGACAAATGTTCGACAAGTGGTCATAGGGGGAAATACACGGACATACATTTTTGTGTTAGTGTCACGGACCGTGGTTGAGAGGCCGCAACTCCCGGGCTCACCTCCACCCGTAGTTATATGGGAATGTTTTACAAATATTCGACATGTGGTCATAGGTGGAATACACGGACCGTGGTCGAGAAGCCGGGGCTCACCTCCGCCCGTggttatacaccgtgtttttattgaattccgttaacttcggggtatggttaaatacgtttaagagaactaaatggcatagttaattttcaaaaataaaaattttttgctgtttataaaaataatatataagtttaaaaagtaattaaatgtagcatgtagcgttgttgtaacacgggcattacatttaactcaacaaaacaattgaaatctgtgacatatccatgtcatttcgaacatcaaTCCatcgagattgtacttaagtttagtagcaaatatatgaactcattctaaacactaatcaatatgtaaaccggccctaaggcaagtgtacacgcttgtagaggccatataggaaaaaaataaattattgattatctccgaaatggagttaattagaatatcggtgtctttgagaaatgatttaagctcaggaatgcacccttgaaattaacggaaatcaaaaaaacacggtgtatatgaatgtttgacaaaagttcGACAAGTGGTCATAGGCTGAAATACACGGACAAACATTTTTGTGTTAGTGTCACGGACCGTGGTTGAGAGGCCGCAGCTCTCGGGGCTTACCTCTGCCCGTGGTTATATGAATATGTTTGATAAATGTTCGACAAGTAGTCATAGGGGGAAATACACTGACAAACATTTTTGTGTTAGTGTCACGGACCGTGGTTGAGAGGCCGCAGCTCCCGGGCTCATCTCCACCCGTGGTTATATGGGAATGTTTGACAAATGTTCGACAAGTGGTCATAGCGGGAAATACACGGACAAACATTTTTGTGTTAGTGTCCCGGACCGTGGTTTAGAGGCCGCAGCTCACCTCCGCCCGTGGTTATATGGGAATGTTTGACAAATTTTCGACAAGTGGTCATAGGGACACTACTACACGGACAAACATTTTTGTGTTAGTGTCACGGACCGTGGTTGAGAGGCCGCAGCTCCCGGGGCTCACCTTCGCCCGTCGTCGTCGTCCCCACGAGGCAGTACATCACCGTCGCTGCAAGCATACATTGCGTTTTGAATCTTTGTAAGTCAAATATTTGATGATGTTAATGAGCCAGGCTCAGTTTAGGTATCATTCTTATACAAAAAGGACccattaataaaaaaagaattggTTCAATATAAACATCAATTAAGTCATATACATCGCAGATACTAGTATTATATGATATGATCTGTGATCACAGACAACTTTGATTATGTATATCAATTTGAATTTAATCTGTTATAACTATATACTTCAAAATGCGTAAGTGTCATTGTTATCTTTATAAGATACCAGATATCTACACATTGATAAAATTATGATACGGTAGTCAGTAGTTACATGTTATGTATACATACATGAGTAAATGAGAGCTGGGAAGATGGGTTCATTTCTTTCTTGAGCTGTTTCGACTAATATCCTCAGAGGGCCCTTTGGAGTCAATACTGCTACTAGATCTGAAATAATGAACAGAATATTTAGAATTCACAACATGCAAATGCACCActttaaaaaagtttaatttgtgtcttttatttctttaaaactCTAAATTCTGTTTAGAAAACTTCATAAGTTTGTTTTTCAATGTTGCAACTAATAATATTGGTAtctatgaaacgaacgcaagtgattaatgagatgacgggcgtcagagaggtatggaagagaaagacatgctgcgccgaccccaagagAATGATGACTAATAATATTCGTATTTATATTTTGGATAGTTCTTCTCACCCCAAATAGAGATAACAGCAAGCACTGCCCATGTCGTCCACTCCGGCAGATATTTGATAAACACAAGTGCCATTAATGCAGCGATAAAGATCAGATAGGCCTGCTGTAGCCGCAAGGGCCCCTTCCAGTGGATGACGATCATGCCCATGACACCAAAGTTCCACATCACAAACCCTAGTGTTATGTAATCCATTGGGATGTTGTAGGCTCTTAACGCTTCTCTGTAAGACAAATACATACTTTATTGGTAGAAAccataataaataacattatacAAAGGCAAAGCAAGCTCATTAATTACGCAAAAACCACTGGGTGTAATTGTATGAAATACGGCACATAAGGTAAGCtactttttatttgaaaatCACTTTCATAGAAGGGTGAAATAAGGATGAATAATGAATTAAAGATGTAGAAGTACTAATGCAGACGGGACAATATGACTTATTATGGGCAAAGACAAATTCCTTTACAAATCCAATTTGAAGGCTATAAATACGAGTATGTTCATTTGTTAACACTTAACAAATAGAAACTGTTCTGATTACAATTACAAATTTCAATGTGTTTCATTGTTCCTAACGAGTGTAAATAGTTAAGATATGATCAAACAGCACTGTAACTTTCACTGCATAAATAATAAGTGGCATTGCTCACACTTTCTTCAGCTACATTTATGTATGCAAATTATCAGATATAAAGAAACAAGaattgtattgtttttcttAAGTCTTTCATGATAATAAAATCAACTGGCATACATGATTTGTAACTTTACACTTAACCTGTTTCTTAAATTTAACAATTACTGCTG contains:
- the LOC134799513 gene encoding presenilin-1 isoform X3 → MSDTGSESDEATERTALMDGHIAEARPDREIAERIARKKKTKSDTQRTYGVSNTNSVEQNDGGGSSGPSRPGPSGPNPPQPTEPQIEELELKYGARHVIKLFVPVTLCMLVVVATISTVSFYSVKDVYLAYTPFHEESPHAVTKVWNALANSMILLCVIALMTVLLIVLYKKRCYKIIHGWLILSSLMLLFLFSYLYIEEALRAYNIPMDYITLGFVMWNFGVMGMIVIHWKGPLRLQQAYLIFIAALMALVFIKYLPEWTTWAVLAVISIWDLVAVLTPKGPLRILVETAQERNEPIFPALIYSSTVMYCLVGTTTTGEGTAGEGRAAARPASGADGDGGFDAAWAARRDAGRDPGRDSGRDPGRDSGRDPGRDSGRDPGRDSGREARRLRVDGTQPANYTTRVERVAPPPPPPPDMEEEKGVKLGLGDFIFYSVLVGKASSYGDWNTTLACFVAILIGLCLTLLLLAILKKALPALPISITFGLIFYFATRGVVKPFADALAAEQVFI
- the LOC134799513 gene encoding presenilin-2 isoform X1; this translates as MSDTGSESDEATERTALMDGHIAEARPDREIAERIARKKKTKSDTQRTYGVSNTNSVEQNDGGGSSGPSRPGPSGPNPPQPTEPQIEELELKYGARHVIKLFVPVTLCMLVVVATISTVSFYSVKDVYLAYTPFHEESPHAVTKVWNALANSMILLCVIALMTVLLIVLYKKRCYKIIHGWLILSSLMLLFLFSYLYIEEALRAYNIPMDYITLGFVMWNFGVMGMIVIHWKGPLRLQQAYLIFIAALMALVFIKYLPEWTTWAVLAVISIWDLVAVLTPKGPLRILVETAQERNEPIFPALIYSSTVMYCLVGTTTTGEGEPRELRPLNHGTAGEGRAAARPASGADGDGGFDAAWAARRDAGRDPGRDSGRDPGRDSGRDPGRDSGRDPGRDSGREARRLRVDGTQPANYTTRVERVAPPPPPPPDMEEEKGVKLGLGDFIFYSVLVGKASSYGDWNTTLACFVAILIGLCLTLLLLAILKKALPALPISITFGLIFYFATRGVVKPFADALAAEQVFI
- the LOC134799513 gene encoding presenilin-2 isoform X2, with product MSDTGSESDEATERTALMDGHIAEARPDREIAERIARKKKTKSDTQRTYGSVEQNDGGGSSGPSRPGPSGPNPPQPTEPQIEELELKYGARHVIKLFVPVTLCMLVVVATISTVSFYSVKDVYLAYTPFHEESPHAVTKVWNALANSMILLCVIALMTVLLIVLYKKRCYKIIHGWLILSSLMLLFLFSYLYIEEALRAYNIPMDYITLGFVMWNFGVMGMIVIHWKGPLRLQQAYLIFIAALMALVFIKYLPEWTTWAVLAVISIWDLVAVLTPKGPLRILVETAQERNEPIFPALIYSSTVMYCLVGTTTTGEGEPRELRPLNHGTAGEGRAAARPASGADGDGGFDAAWAARRDAGRDPGRDSGRDPGRDSGRDPGRDSGRDPGRDSGREARRLRVDGTQPANYTTRVERVAPPPPPPPDMEEEKGVKLGLGDFIFYSVLVGKASSYGDWNTTLACFVAILIGLCLTLLLLAILKKALPALPISITFGLIFYFATRGVVKPFADALAAEQVFI